A window from Solanum stenotomum isolate F172 chromosome 5, ASM1918654v1, whole genome shotgun sequence encodes these proteins:
- the LOC125866277 gene encoding uncharacterized protein LOC125866277, with amino-acid sequence MPHRARPMAGLLLFTGLNVVLVSTITPVYDFVCFHPYWERRREHRCQEREAALRSSTSAQV; translated from the exons ATGCCTCACAGAGCTCGACCTATGGCAGGTCTCCTGCTGTTTACTGGACTTAACGTTGTTTTGGTCTCAACTATAACTCCTGTCTATGATTTCGTATGCTTCCATCCATATTGGGAAAGAAGA AGAGAGCATCGGTGTCAGGAACGTGAAGCAGCTCTGAGAAGTTCAACATCTGCTCAAGTCTGA